In the genome of Acidimicrobiia bacterium, one region contains:
- the rimP gene encoding ribosome maturation factor RimP codes for MADVDVRLWDLLESWLGAEGVELDDLQMLGSSAGRIVRVTVDTPGGIDLERIAEVSQGLSRLIDAEGALAGSYTLEVSSPGLERPLRRPAQFRKAVGCEVVVKTSRPISGVNSHRGVLASADDTEVSLVVDGEDRHIPFTDVSQARTVFRWEKPPKPGKRGAR; via the coding sequence ATGGCTGACGTCGACGTCCGGCTCTGGGATCTCCTGGAGTCGTGGCTCGGGGCGGAGGGCGTGGAGCTCGACGACCTCCAGATGCTTGGCAGCAGTGCCGGGCGGATCGTGCGCGTCACCGTCGACACGCCGGGTGGCATCGACCTGGAGCGCATCGCCGAGGTGTCACAGGGCCTCTCGCGCCTGATCGATGCCGAAGGGGCGCTTGCCGGCTCGTACACCCTCGAGGTCTCCTCCCCCGGCCTCGAGAGGCCGCTGCGACGCCCGGCACAGTTCCGCAAGGCGGTCGGATGCGAGGTCGTGGTCAAGACCAGTCGGCCCATCTCGGGCGTCAACAGCCACCGCGGCGTCCTGGCGTCCGCCGACGACACAGAGGTTTCCCTGGTCGTGGACGGCGAGGACCGTCACATCCCCTTCACCGACGTCTCCCAGGCGCGTACGGTGTTCCGTTGGGAGAAGCCCCCGAAGCCGGGGAAGCGAGGTGCGCGGTGA
- the nusA gene encoding transcription termination factor NusA — protein MNESFMEELEVLEREKGVPKATILDALANALVSAYKRIPGAAEEARVTIDWESGEIRVYGQELDEDGNVTREWEDTPDDFGRIGAQTAKQVILQRLRDAKRAQVYDIYEGREGDLVTGIVQQSDHRTVILDLGNAEAVMPFGEKIPYERLERGARVKALILEVRDEEAKGPQIVVSRSHPDFIRRLFELEVPELVEGVVEIRAIARDAGHRTKIAVASNDQNVDPIGACVGARGSRVRQVVNELRGEKVDIVEFREDPKQFIAEALSPAKVRQVTLEEEPERRAIVIVPDHQLSLAIGKEGQNARLAARLSGYRIDIRPETPPEDAVPAQEATVPSDQEPSAPADAAVVESAEPVEPASSSEVDAAEGSDPTVTEPEPVENDTDDRPTPEA, from the coding sequence GTGAACGAGTCTTTCATGGAGGAGCTCGAGGTCCTGGAGCGGGAGAAGGGGGTGCCGAAGGCGACCATCCTCGACGCCCTGGCCAACGCGCTCGTCTCTGCGTACAAGCGCATCCCGGGCGCCGCCGAGGAGGCGCGCGTCACCATCGACTGGGAGAGCGGCGAGATCAGGGTGTACGGCCAGGAGTTGGACGAGGACGGCAACGTCACCCGCGAGTGGGAGGACACTCCCGACGACTTCGGCCGGATCGGCGCCCAGACCGCCAAGCAGGTGATCCTGCAGCGATTGCGCGACGCCAAGCGCGCCCAGGTGTACGACATCTACGAGGGCCGGGAGGGCGACCTGGTCACCGGCATCGTCCAGCAGTCGGACCACCGCACCGTCATCCTCGATCTCGGGAACGCCGAGGCGGTCATGCCGTTCGGGGAGAAGATCCCGTATGAGCGCCTGGAGCGCGGGGCCCGGGTCAAGGCGCTGATCCTCGAGGTGCGCGACGAGGAGGCCAAGGGTCCCCAGATCGTCGTCAGCCGCAGCCATCCGGACTTCATCCGCCGCCTCTTCGAGCTGGAGGTTCCCGAGCTGGTCGAAGGAGTCGTCGAGATCCGGGCCATCGCCCGGGACGCCGGCCATCGCACGAAGATCGCCGTCGCATCCAACGACCAGAACGTGGATCCCATCGGCGCATGCGTCGGGGCGCGTGGATCCCGGGTCCGGCAAGTGGTGAACGAACTGCGGGGCGAGAAGGTGGACATCGTCGAGTTCCGGGAGGACCCCAAGCAGTTCATCGCCGAGGCGCTGAGCCCGGCAAAGGTTCGTCAGGTGACTCTCGAGGAGGAGCCCGAGAGGCGCGCCATCGTGATCGTCCCCGACCACCAGCTGTCGCTGGCGATCGGCAAGGAGGGGCAGAACGCCCGGCTTGCCGCCCGGCTCAGCGGTTATCGGATCGACATCAGGCCCGAGACCCCTCCGGAAGATGCGGTCCCCGCCCAGGAGGCCACCGTGCCCTCCGACCAGGAGCCGTCCGCACCAGCTGATGCGGCGGTCGTGGAGTCGGCCGAACCGGTGGAGCCCGCGTCGTCCTCCGAGGTCGATGCGGCCGAGGGGTCGGATCCGACGGTGACGGAACCCGAGCCGGTCGAGAACGACACCGACGACAGGCCGACGCCCGAGGCCTGA
- the truB gene encoding tRNA pseudouridine(55) synthase TruB encodes MVDGFLLVDKPTGWTSHDAVAAVRRLAGMKKVGHAGTLDPMATGLLVIGLGTATRLLRFVTDSEKTYRAVALFGVATDTLDADGAILERSEMSFTEQEVADVARRFVGVGTQVPPMVSALKVGGRRLHALARQGLEVERAPRRIEISSLEVEEVTPGVYPEVTFTVTCGSGTYVRVLADDMARALGGRAHLTALRRLAIGPHRVEDALAIPALEDLAAAGKLLDAVLSPAAGLSEIRLLRLDEGSARAAGHGSTFTSVAIGADEPGLYRLLDPEGALLAVYRSDGRKAVPEVVLS; translated from the coding sequence GTGGTTGACGGCTTCCTGCTGGTCGACAAGCCGACGGGATGGACATCGCACGACGCGGTGGCGGCGGTCCGCCGGCTGGCCGGCATGAAGAAGGTGGGTCACGCCGGGACTCTTGATCCCATGGCCACCGGTCTGCTGGTCATCGGTCTGGGAACGGCGACCAGGCTGCTGCGCTTCGTTACGGATTCCGAGAAGACCTACCGGGCGGTGGCCCTGTTCGGAGTGGCCACCGACACCCTCGACGCCGATGGCGCCATCCTGGAGCGGTCCGAGATGTCGTTCACCGAGCAGGAGGTGGCCGACGTCGCCCGACGCTTCGTCGGGGTCGGCACTCAGGTGCCGCCCATGGTTTCGGCCTTGAAGGTGGGAGGGCGGCGGCTCCACGCCCTCGCCCGGCAGGGGCTGGAGGTGGAGCGAGCGCCCCGGCGCATAGAGATCTCCTCCCTCGAGGTGGAGGAGGTGACGCCGGGCGTCTACCCGGAGGTCACCTTCACCGTCACCTGCGGATCGGGGACCTACGTTCGGGTGCTGGCCGACGACATGGCGCGCGCCCTCGGCGGCCGGGCCCACCTGACGGCGTTGCGCCGCCTGGCGATCGGGCCGCACCGGGTCGAGGACGCGTTGGCGATCCCGGCGCTCGAAGACCTGGCCGCAGCGGGGAAACTCCTCGATGCGGTGCTGAGCCCGGCGGCCGGGCTCAGCGAGATTCGACTCCTGAGGCTCGACGAAGGGTCGGCTCGCGCCGCCGGGCACGGGTCCACCTTCACCTCGGTGGCGATCGGTGCCGACGAGCCCGGTCTCTACCGGCTGCTCGACCCCGAGGGAGCCCTGCTGGCTGTGTATCGCAGCGATGGGCGCAAGGCCGTCCCCGAGGTCGTACTGTCATGA
- a CDS encoding site-2 protease family protein, translated as MAGGLIVILGIISMVMIHEGGHFVAAKAVGMKATEFFFGFGPRIWSTQRGETEYGVKAIPLGGYVRIVGMNPYEEVDPGDFGRTYREKPFWAKSVVVLAGVASHFVVAFLLFFVVATAFGVSVSTTVVAEVQPTLTDGSPTPAVLAGVQAGDRIVAIAGVAVEEWAEVVEVIAAHPGETVPLVVERDGMVSTLEAPLASLDDGAGGSRGYLGVSAAFVTDRAGPIEGLGDAGAAVGEATVASLSGLWRMITGFGGLVEAVVTGDADSIGDTRPASPIGLVQIGAQTADYGFGFTLQLVALVNVFVGVFNVIPIYPLDGGHFAVALYEKLRGRPADVRKLAPVAAVVVVFLVLLGVLAIYLDISSPLSLR; from the coding sequence GTGGCAGGCGGTCTGATCGTCATCCTCGGAATCATCTCGATGGTCATGATCCACGAGGGCGGGCACTTCGTCGCCGCCAAGGCCGTGGGCATGAAGGCCACCGAGTTCTTCTTCGGCTTCGGACCCCGGATCTGGTCGACGCAAAGGGGCGAGACCGAGTACGGCGTGAAGGCGATCCCGCTGGGGGGGTACGTGCGGATCGTGGGGATGAATCCCTACGAGGAGGTCGACCCGGGCGACTTCGGACGCACCTATCGGGAGAAGCCGTTCTGGGCGAAGTCGGTGGTCGTGCTCGCCGGCGTCGCCAGCCACTTCGTCGTCGCCTTCCTGCTCTTCTTCGTGGTGGCCACCGCCTTCGGCGTTTCGGTGTCGACGACGGTGGTGGCCGAAGTGCAGCCGACCCTCACCGACGGCTCACCCACCCCGGCGGTACTCGCCGGGGTGCAGGCCGGAGATCGCATCGTCGCCATCGCCGGCGTGGCCGTCGAGGAGTGGGCCGAGGTGGTCGAAGTCATCGCCGCCCATCCCGGTGAGACCGTGCCCCTGGTCGTCGAGCGAGACGGGATGGTGTCGACTCTCGAGGCACCGCTGGCCTCGCTCGACGACGGAGCCGGCGGGTCTCGGGGCTACCTGGGCGTCAGCGCCGCCTTCGTCACCGATCGGGCCGGGCCCATCGAGGGCCTCGGTGATGCCGGTGCGGCCGTCGGCGAGGCGACGGTGGCGTCGCTGTCGGGCCTCTGGCGGATGATCACCGGGTTCGGCGGGCTGGTGGAGGCCGTGGTCACCGGAGATGCCGACAGCATCGGCGACACCCGCCCGGCCAGCCCCATAGGCCTCGTCCAGATTGGCGCCCAGACAGCCGACTACGGGTTCGGGTTCACCCTGCAGCTGGTGGCCCTGGTCAACGTCTTCGTCGGGGTGTTCAACGTGATCCCGATCTATCCGCTCGACGGGGGTCACTTCGCGGTGGCCCTGTACGAGAAGCTGCGGGGGCGGCCCGCCGATGTGCGCAAGCTGGCACCGGTCGCCGCCGTGGTGGTCGTGTTCCTGGTGCTCCTGGGCGTTCTCGCCATCTACCTGGACATCTCCAGCCCGCTCTCGCTGCGATGA
- a CDS encoding proline--tRNA ligase, with product MRAVRWSQAFIPTLREDPADAEAVNHRLLVRGGFIRRLMAGSWSLLPLGMKVAKKIEAIIREEMDAIGGQEVLLPVVHPADPWKRTGRWDDVEGILVKLKDRRDSDLLLAMTHEEIFTLIATELTSYRQLPQLWYHLQTKFRDEARPKGGLLRVREFTMKDSYSFDVDSAGLDLQFENHFEAYRRIFGRLGMRAIPVRASSGWMGGKESVEFMVESAAGEDLVAHCEACDYAANTEKATSRLAPILDEPWPDSPEEFDTPGIRTIAALADAFSFAAAERQIKTLVYMVGSEPVLLLLRGDHELEEQKLIDGLGTFEVRPAHDDEIVSLLGAHPGSLGAIGVVGARVIADPALQGRTNMTTGANRDDRHMRGVDVGRDLAVGEWLDMRLVREGESCPECGQPLRVKRTIEVGHIFKLGTRFAEALGASVLDESGQDRVIWMGSYGIGVGRNLAAVVESSHDERGIVWPASIAPYEVVVTPLDAGEAGSEAETIYRRLRAAGVDTLIDDRDERPGVKFADAELIGIPFRVTVGKRGLAEGFVEVVCRSDGSVEKMAPASVAEALGARLEVERARRV from the coding sequence CTGCGCGCCGTGCGCTGGTCCCAGGCCTTCATCCCCACGCTTCGCGAGGACCCCGCCGACGCCGAGGCGGTGAACCACCGCCTCCTGGTGCGCGGGGGTTTCATCCGCAGGCTCATGGCCGGCTCCTGGTCGTTGCTCCCCCTGGGCATGAAGGTCGCCAAGAAGATAGAGGCGATCATCCGCGAGGAGATGGACGCCATCGGCGGGCAGGAGGTCCTGCTCCCCGTGGTCCATCCGGCAGATCCCTGGAAGCGGACCGGGCGTTGGGACGACGTCGAGGGGATCCTGGTGAAGCTGAAGGACCGCCGGGATTCCGACCTGCTGCTGGCGATGACGCACGAGGAGATCTTCACCTTGATCGCCACCGAGCTCACCTCGTACCGGCAACTGCCCCAGCTCTGGTATCACCTGCAGACCAAGTTCCGCGACGAGGCGAGGCCCAAGGGAGGCCTGCTGCGCGTTCGCGAGTTCACCATGAAGGACTCCTACTCCTTCGACGTGGACTCCGCCGGCCTCGACCTCCAGTTCGAGAACCACTTCGAGGCCTATCGGAGAATCTTCGGCCGCCTCGGCATGAGGGCGATCCCGGTGCGGGCGTCGAGCGGGTGGATGGGGGGCAAGGAGTCGGTGGAGTTCATGGTGGAGAGCGCCGCCGGGGAGGACCTGGTCGCACACTGTGAGGCGTGTGACTACGCCGCCAACACCGAGAAGGCGACCTCGCGGCTGGCACCGATCCTGGATGAGCCCTGGCCCGACTCCCCCGAGGAGTTCGACACGCCTGGCATCCGGACGATCGCGGCCCTCGCCGATGCCTTTTCGTTCGCCGCCGCCGAGCGTCAGATCAAGACGCTGGTGTACATGGTCGGGAGCGAACCGGTGCTGCTCCTTCTCCGGGGGGATCACGAGCTCGAGGAGCAAAAGCTGATCGATGGGCTGGGGACCTTCGAGGTGCGACCCGCCCACGATGACGAGATCGTCTCGCTGCTCGGCGCCCATCCCGGGAGCCTTGGCGCGATCGGAGTCGTCGGGGCCCGGGTGATCGCCGACCCGGCGCTACAGGGCCGCACCAACATGACGACAGGCGCCAACCGCGACGACCGGCACATGCGGGGGGTGGATGTAGGGCGCGACCTCGCCGTGGGGGAGTGGCTCGACATGCGCCTGGTGAGGGAAGGCGAGAGTTGTCCCGAATGTGGTCAGCCGCTGCGCGTCAAGCGCACCATCGAGGTGGGGCACATCTTCAAGCTCGGGACCCGGTTCGCCGAGGCCCTGGGAGCATCGGTGCTCGATGAGAGCGGCCAGGACAGGGTGATATGGATGGGGTCGTACGGCATCGGCGTGGGGAGGAACCTGGCGGCGGTCGTCGAGTCGTCTCACGACGAGCGCGGCATCGTGTGGCCGGCTTCGATCGCTCCCTACGAGGTGGTGGTCACCCCGCTCGATGCCGGAGAAGCCGGCTCCGAAGCCGAGACCATCTACCGCCGACTGCGCGCTGCCGGCGTCGACACGCTCATCGACGATCGCGACGAGCGCCCTGGTGTCAAGTTCGCCGATGCCGAACTGATCGGGATTCCTTTCAGGGTCACCGTCGGGAAGCGAGGGCTGGCGGAGGGATTCGTGGAGGTCGTGTGCCGCAGCGATGGCTCGGTGGAGAAGATGGCGCCTGCGTCCGTGGCCGAGGCTCTGGGTGCCCGACTGGAGGTCGAGAGAGCCCGACGGGTATGA
- a CDS encoding DHH family phosphoesterase, giving the protein MTSLDTAMAEAAEAIRSASSLAITGHVSPDGDALGSALGLAHAARGAGVPAVVAFGGPAPISDSLRFLDLSPLVDAEQFPEAPECAVVFDTATADRLGDLAPRVNRSTTVVVVDHHLEDGSEFGDIRVVDPSAAASAELAVLLIDAVGWSIGEAAAQCLLTGIVTDTGRFQYSATGGDTMRTAARLIDLGAHPEIVGQHVYESVPFGYLKVSAAMLGRAVLEPDLGLVWSWVEEPDVRSAGVSLGDLDGLIDDLRVAREAGVAALLKQTASGWKVSLRSRGHADVAAVAARHGGGGHHNAAGFTMDADRAAVVEAVRSGLRG; this is encoded by the coding sequence ATGACCTCGCTGGACACGGCGATGGCGGAGGCGGCTGAGGCGATCCGTTCGGCCTCGTCGCTGGCCATCACCGGTCACGTCTCGCCGGACGGTGATGCTCTCGGATCGGCGCTCGGTCTGGCTCACGCGGCGCGCGGCGCCGGGGTTCCAGCCGTGGTCGCCTTCGGGGGACCTGCCCCGATCTCGGACTCGCTGCGGTTCCTGGACCTGTCCCCGTTGGTCGATGCCGAGCAGTTCCCCGAAGCGCCTGAGTGTGCCGTCGTCTTCGACACCGCCACCGCCGATCGCCTCGGAGACCTGGCACCCCGGGTGAACCGTTCGACCACGGTGGTGGTCGTCGATCACCACCTCGAGGACGGCAGCGAGTTCGGCGACATCCGGGTGGTCGATCCCAGCGCTGCGGCATCGGCCGAACTGGCGGTCCTCCTCATCGACGCCGTCGGATGGAGCATCGGGGAGGCTGCCGCCCAGTGCCTGCTCACCGGGATCGTCACCGACACCGGCAGGTTCCAGTACTCGGCGACGGGTGGCGACACGATGCGCACCGCGGCGCGCCTCATCGATCTCGGGGCGCACCCCGAGATCGTCGGGCAACACGTCTACGAGTCGGTTCCGTTCGGATACCTCAAGGTGTCGGCGGCGATGCTGGGACGGGCGGTGCTCGAGCCCGACCTCGGACTGGTGTGGTCGTGGGTGGAGGAACCGGACGTGAGGTCGGCGGGGGTGTCCCTCGGGGACCTGGACGGCCTCATCGACGACCTGAGGGTGGCGCGCGAGGCGGGGGTCGCTGCGCTACTCAAGCAGACCGCATCGGGATGGAAGGTGAGCCTGCGCTCTCGAGGCCACGCCGACGTCGCCGCAGTCGCCGCCCGTCACGGCGGGGGTGGGCATCACAACGCCGCCGGGTTCACCATGGATGCCGACCGGGCTGCGGTCGTCGAGGCCGTGAGGAGCGGGCTTCGTGGTTGA
- the infB gene encoding translation initiation factor IF-2, translating to MRVYELARDLGMDSKDVLQRAHDLGLDVKTASSGLSDDDIALIRLSYEDEKAPAVTPAEPAPVAEAEIGAGAADETAETEPAPEARPDARKGRDGRRPRVEDAPQPRRSLTVTQGITPQEFSDLTRRPVGIIVRELVTRGRMAGATQPIPDDLLVPVGESLGYDLTVEAAPEAPVVEEAPAVKPRQVHDDAAADLVRRPPVVTVMGHVDHGKTQLLDTIRKANVVAGEAGGITQHIGAYQAQVADRRITFIDTPGHEAFTSLRARGAEVTDIVILVVAADDGVMPQTAEAISHAKAAGVPIVVAINKMDLPAADPNNVRAQLTEHGIVVEQLGGDVVSAEVSALTGDGVDQLLEYLDLIAEIEEFSANPNAPASGTVIEAQLETGRGPVATLIVQRGTLRRGDSLVAGPVSGRVRAMFDERGEQVQTAGPSTPVLVMGWDDVPQAGDWFEAVEDDRTARARAAERQSTMRDEDLVVPTAAERLTALLEDLRTAEDAKLSIIVKADAYGSLEAIREAVGKIEREGGRISIVHTAAGGITERDVLLAETTGAVVFGFNVRPDTNARKTAEKAGIEIRTYRIIYELLDDLEAMLVGRLAPTEVEKVLGTAEVRAVFRAPRFGTIAGSYVTDGEMVRGARVRLLRDGIVVHDGTIGSLRRFKDDVRTVAGGFECGIGIDGYRDIKEGDVLEAYEVREVART from the coding sequence ATGCGCGTCTACGAACTGGCCCGTGATCTGGGCATGGACTCGAAGGACGTGCTGCAGCGCGCCCACGATCTGGGACTCGACGTCAAGACCGCATCCAGCGGGCTGTCGGACGACGACATCGCCCTGATCCGTCTCTCTTACGAGGACGAGAAGGCACCCGCCGTCACCCCTGCCGAGCCCGCTCCGGTGGCCGAGGCGGAGATCGGGGCCGGGGCCGCCGATGAGACCGCCGAGACCGAGCCGGCACCCGAGGCGCGACCCGATGCCAGGAAGGGGAGGGACGGGCGACGGCCGCGAGTCGAGGACGCCCCCCAGCCGCGCCGTTCGCTCACGGTCACCCAGGGGATCACCCCACAGGAGTTCTCCGACCTCACCCGGCGGCCGGTGGGGATCATCGTGCGCGAGTTGGTCACCCGCGGGAGGATGGCCGGTGCGACACAGCCCATTCCCGACGACCTGCTGGTCCCGGTTGGAGAGTCGCTCGGATACGACCTCACCGTGGAGGCGGCCCCCGAGGCCCCGGTGGTGGAGGAGGCGCCTGCAGTCAAGCCCCGCCAGGTCCACGACGATGCCGCCGCCGACCTGGTGCGGAGGCCACCGGTGGTGACCGTCATGGGCCACGTCGATCACGGCAAGACGCAACTGCTCGACACGATCCGCAAGGCCAACGTGGTGGCCGGCGAGGCCGGCGGCATCACCCAGCACATCGGCGCCTATCAGGCTCAGGTGGCCGACCGGCGGATCACGTTCATCGACACCCCCGGACACGAGGCGTTCACCAGCCTGCGCGCCCGCGGCGCCGAGGTGACCGACATCGTGATCCTCGTGGTCGCCGCCGACGATGGGGTGATGCCCCAGACGGCCGAGGCGATCAGCCACGCCAAGGCTGCCGGCGTTCCGATCGTGGTGGCGATCAACAAGATGGACCTCCCCGCAGCCGACCCGAACAACGTGCGCGCCCAGCTGACCGAGCACGGAATCGTGGTCGAGCAGCTGGGTGGGGACGTGGTCAGCGCCGAGGTCTCCGCCCTGACCGGTGACGGCGTCGATCAGCTTCTGGAGTACCTCGACCTCATCGCCGAGATCGAGGAGTTCTCCGCCAACCCGAACGCCCCGGCTTCCGGGACCGTGATCGAGGCACAGCTGGAGACCGGCAGGGGACCGGTGGCCACGCTGATCGTGCAGCGGGGGACCCTGCGTCGCGGTGACAGCCTGGTGGCGGGTCCGGTGTCGGGTCGGGTGAGGGCGATGTTCGACGAGCGCGGCGAGCAGGTGCAGACGGCCGGGCCCAGCACCCCGGTGCTGGTCATGGGATGGGACGACGTGCCCCAGGCGGGGGACTGGTTCGAGGCGGTCGAGGACGACCGCACGGCGCGGGCCCGGGCGGCCGAGAGGCAGTCGACGATGCGCGACGAGGACCTGGTGGTGCCGACCGCAGCCGAGCGGCTCACGGCGCTCCTCGAGGATCTTCGCACCGCCGAGGACGCCAAGCTGTCGATCATCGTCAAGGCGGATGCCTACGGCTCGCTGGAGGCGATTCGTGAGGCGGTGGGCAAGATCGAGCGCGAGGGGGGGCGGATCAGCATCGTCCACACCGCCGCGGGAGGCATCACCGAACGCGACGTGCTGCTCGCCGAGACCACCGGGGCGGTCGTCTTCGGGTTCAACGTCAGGCCCGACACCAACGCCCGCAAGACTGCGGAGAAGGCCGGCATCGAGATCCGCACCTACCGGATCATCTACGAGCTCCTCGACGACCTGGAGGCGATGCTGGTGGGTCGCCTGGCCCCTACCGAGGTGGAGAAGGTGTTGGGCACCGCAGAGGTGCGGGCGGTGTTCCGGGCGCCGCGTTTCGGGACGATCGCCGGCTCCTACGTCACCGACGGCGAGATGGTGCGTGGAGCGCGCGTGCGCCTGCTGCGCGATGGCATCGTCGTGCACGACGGCACCATCGGATCGCTGCGCCGCTTCAAGGACGACGTGAGGACGGTCGCCGGAGGCTTCGAGTGCGGCATCGGTATCGATGGCTATCGGGACATCAAGGAAGGCGATGTGCTCGAGGCGTACGAGGTCCGTGAGGTGGCGCGCACCTGA
- the rbfA gene encoding 30S ribosome-binding factor RbfA, which yields MSREFMRRVDEQLRQVVADEVTRLKDPGLGFVTVTAVKASPDLRMARVYYTVLGGDEERAETAAALTRARARIRSAVGSRVRLKYLPDLEFAYDESIDHGIHMEELLQRLREEDDDLAGHGDGGGG from the coding sequence ATGAGCCGTGAGTTCATGAGGCGCGTAGACGAGCAGCTGCGACAGGTGGTAGCCGACGAGGTGACCCGGCTCAAGGATCCCGGGCTCGGATTCGTGACGGTCACGGCTGTGAAGGCGTCGCCCGATCTGCGGATGGCGAGGGTGTACTACACCGTGCTCGGAGGCGACGAGGAGCGCGCCGAGACCGCCGCCGCCCTCACCCGGGCCAGGGCCCGGATCAGGAGCGCCGTCGGTTCGCGGGTCCGACTCAAGTACCTTCCGGACCTGGAGTTCGCCTACGACGAGTCGATAGACCACGGGATACACATGGAGGAGCTCTTGCAGCGCCTTCGAGAGGAGGATGATGACCTCGCTGGACACGGCGATGGCGGAGGCGGCTGA
- a CDS encoding DUF503 domain-containing protein has protein sequence MQAAAVRIELRVPESRSLKAKRAALRPLLARLEAMNVGVSEVAAQDAWQKAVIGVAVVAPRLHRLEQIVEAVKRVLYADPRLEVVSVTVSHLESP, from the coding sequence ATGCAGGCTGCCGCCGTTCGGATCGAGTTGCGTGTGCCGGAGTCCCGTTCGCTCAAGGCGAAGCGGGCGGCGTTGCGCCCGCTGCTCGCCCGGCTGGAGGCGATGAACGTGGGGGTTTCCGAAGTGGCCGCTCAGGATGCCTGGCAGAAGGCGGTCATCGGAGTCGCCGTGGTGGCGCCCCGGCTGCATCGGCTCGAGCAGATCGTTGAGGCGGTGAAGCGGGTGCTCTACGCCGATCCCCGGCTGGAGGTGGTCTCGGTGACCGTGAGCCATCTGGAGTCGCCATGA
- the ispG gene encoding flavodoxin-dependent (E)-4-hydroxy-3-methylbut-2-enyl-diphosphate synthase translates to MIQRRLTRQVMVGRVPVGGGSPVTVQSMTTTRTADVEATVAQVYALRAAGADIVRVTCNDVAAARGLAAIVPRSPVPIVADIHFQHRLALAALEAGVQALRLNPGNIRNPAQVREVAAAASAHGVPIRVGVNAGSLDKDLLAKHGSATPEALVESALHELRLLEEAGFHDVKVSVKHSSVPAMVEAYRLLADATEHPLHLGVTEAGPPPAGLMKSVAGIATLLLEGIGDTIRFSLTADPTEEAEAGRRLLEQLGLRERTGLDLIACPSCGRAEVDVIAVAGEAQRVLEAEGLPIQVAVMGCVVNGPGEAREADIGIAAGKGKGHLFIKGKVVRVVPEAEMVGALLEEARRLAAEGIEARLAAADADADRLAREVATELLQAGGDPNHLVERQARVAEVAGGE, encoded by the coding sequence ATGATCCAGCGCCGTCTCACCCGACAGGTGATGGTGGGCCGGGTCCCGGTCGGCGGCGGCTCACCGGTGACCGTTCAGTCGATGACCACCACCCGCACCGCCGACGTCGAGGCGACGGTCGCCCAGGTGTACGCCTTGAGGGCTGCTGGCGCCGACATCGTCCGTGTGACCTGCAACGACGTCGCCGCGGCGCGTGGGTTGGCGGCGATCGTCCCCCGGTCGCCGGTGCCCATCGTCGCCGACATCCACTTTCAGCATCGTCTGGCCCTGGCGGCGCTCGAGGCCGGGGTGCAGGCGCTTCGGCTCAACCCGGGGAACATTCGCAATCCTGCGCAGGTGAGGGAGGTCGCTGCGGCCGCATCCGCCCACGGCGTTCCGATCCGGGTCGGGGTGAACGCCGGCTCCCTCGACAAGGACCTGCTGGCAAAGCACGGGTCGGCCACGCCCGAGGCATTGGTCGAGTCGGCGCTGCACGAGTTGAGGCTGCTCGAAGAAGCGGGGTTCCACGATGTCAAGGTCTCGGTCAAGCACTCGTCGGTGCCCGCCATGGTCGAGGCCTACCGGCTGCTGGCCGATGCCACCGAACACCCGCTCCACCTGGGGGTGACCGAGGCCGGTCCGCCCCCGGCGGGACTCATGAAGTCGGTGGCAGGGATCGCCACCCTCCTCCTCGAGGGTATCGGGGACACCATCCGGTTCTCCCTCACCGCCGACCCGACCGAGGAGGCCGAGGCCGGCCGCCGGCTCCTGGAGCAGCTGGGGTTGCGCGAGCGCACCGGCCTCGACCTGATCGCCTGTCCTTCATGCGGACGGGCCGAGGTGGACGTCATCGCCGTCGCCGGAGAGGCGCAGCGTGTCCTGGAGGCGGAGGGTCTTCCCATTCAGGTGGCGGTGATGGGCTGCGTGGTGAACGGGCCCGGCGAGGCCCGCGAGGCCGACATCGGGATCGCCGCCGGCAAGGGCAAAGGCCACCTGTTCATCAAGGGCAAGGTGGTGCGCGTCGTGCCCGAGGCGGAGATGGTGGGCGCCCTGCTGGAGGAGGCGCGTCGCCTGGCCGCCGAAGGAATAGAGGCCCGGCTGGCCGCCGCCGATGCCGATGCCGACCGGCTCGCCCGGGAGGTGGCCACGGAACTGCTTCAGGCCGGCGGTGACCCCAACCACCTGGTGGAGCGCCAGGCCCGGGTGGCGGAGGTGGCGGGGGGCGAGTAG